Proteins encoded within one genomic window of Ctenopharyngodon idella isolate HZGC_01 chromosome 6, HZGC01, whole genome shotgun sequence:
- the tspeara gene encoding thrombospondin-type laminin G domain and EAR repeat-containing protein isoform X1, producing MEGQQNLVPSLWLLALHWCLLLLPLTESVTVVPWKPCTDLNPVDLLSRVLPHNGEALAGVRMVQEGGARGVQFFSPTQALTFPSSQLFINCPLFPAEFSIVATLKVPQIRVKRNEYLLAVVREDDNQLLLGLRFSKDKVHLIYRGSMGRERLSFKRIHLADNHWHSMVLAISGHHATLTLDCGIPLELVHKQPFPSDLSTDGSRFHIGSRRKWKGLFSGLLRQLVLLPGSDATSRVCPSSKPSLVELSVPKILSNLPVKSHTNDALLPSYETEVRVTLGSKPACTAAEQGQLWFDTLKRGLFLCDGAYWHSMLQEKDRLDYVDDYQDLYTTSETLDIELFQIPSVGLFAAMAHRANKPGSAIYRWIHGHFQLYQNISTFKAQAWKQFTIGRKMFLAVSNSVGPADGQRELSVIYRWSNKRLKFVHHQTLETHGARDWEAFHINNEAFLAVANHRTENGNHNINSVVYKWNPGTKTFEVNQTISTSGAYDWEFFTVGPYHFLAVANAFDGISTQIDSSIYIWLGGGFQLFQTIRTFGATDWEMFQIGNRVFLAVANGHMLCERGPSLYTINSTIYELDMTTKMFLKFQDIVTYSAVDWEFFSLGDEHFLVVANSYDGSSYSLNSVIYRWQGYEGFVPVHRLPTIGCSDWEFFTSEEGSYLMYSSAKTPLSKVFKLRIH from the exons ATGGAAGGACAGCAGAACTTGGTGCCATCGTTATGGCTTCTTGCACTGCACTGGTGTCTGCTGCTTCTACCACTGACAGAAAGTGTGACCGTCGTGCCATGGAAACCCTGTACAG atctcaatccagtggACCTGCTGTCTCGGGTGCTGCCCCATAACGGAGAGGCTCTGGCTGGGGTCCGTATGGTGCAGGAGGGAGGTGCTCGTGGAGTCCAGTTCTTCAGTCCTACACAGGCACTCACCTTTCCATCATCTCAGCTCTTCATTAACTGCCCTCTCTTCCCTGCTGAATTCTCCATAGTGGCCACTCTAAAAGTGCCTCAAATTAGAGTGAAG AGGAATGAGTACTTGCTGGCTGTGGTAAGGGAGGATGACAATCAACTCCTGCTTGGCCTGCGTTTCTCTAAAGACAAAGTCCATCTCATCTATCGGGGCTCAATGGGGAGGGAGCGTCTCAGCTTTAAAAGAATCCACCTGGCGGACAACCACTGGCACAGCATGGTGTTAGCCATCAGTGGCCACCATGCCACCCTCACTCTGGACTGCGGCATCCCACTGGAACT GGTCCATAAACAGCCATTTCCCTCTGATCTCAGCACCGATGGCTCCAGGTTTCACATTGGAAGTCGAAGGAAGTGGAAAGGCCTGTTCTCT GGTTTACTACGCCAGCTCGTCCTTTTACCTGGATCGGACGCGACGTCACGTGTTTGCCCCTCCTCCAAACCGTCACTGGTTGAGCTTTCTGTCCCTAAAATTCTGTCAAATTTGCCAGTGAAATCCCACACGAATGATGCCCTGCTCCCTTCATATG AAACAGAGGTCCGTGTGACCCTGGGGTCTAAACCAGCATGCACTGCGGCGGAGCAGGGACAACTCTGGTTTGACACTCTTAAAAGGGGCCTCTTCCTATGTGATGGTGCATACTGGCACTCTATGCTGCAAG AGAAAGACAGACTAGACTATGTAGATGATTACCAGGACCTCTACACCACCTCAGAGACGCTGGACATCGAGCTTTTCCAGATCCCCTCTGTTGGGCTGTTTGCTGCTATGGCTCATCGGGCCAACAAACCAGGCTCTGCCATCTACCGCTGGATCCATGGCCACTTCCAGCTCTACCAGAACATCAGCACCTTCAAGGCCCAGGCATGGAAGCAATTCACTATAGGGAGGAAG ATGTTCTTGGCGGTGTCGAACTCGGTGGGCCCAGCGGACGGACAGCGAGAGCTGTCTGTGATCTATAGGTGGAGTAATAAGAGGCTAAAGTTTGTGCATCATCAGACCCTGGAGACGCACGGCGCTCGTGACTGGGAAGCCTTCCATATTAATAATGAAGCTTTTTTGGCTGTGGCCAATCACCGAACAG AGAATGGGAATCACAACATTAACAGTGTTGTTTATAAGTGGAACCCAGGCACCAAGACGTTTGAGGTGAACCAGACCATCTCGACATCGGGAGCTTATGACTGGGAGTTTTTCACCGTAGGGCCCTACCACTTCCTAGCAGTGGCCAATGCATTTGATGGCATCTCCACCCAAATAGATTCATCAATCTATATCTGGCTTGGTGGAGGCTTTCAGCTCTTTCAGACTATAAGG ACATTTGGGGCTACAGACTGGGAAATGTTTCAGATTGGAAACAGAGTCTTTCTTGCTGTTGCCAATGGACACATGCTGTGTGAGAGAGGACCAAGCCTCTATACCATCAACTCAACTATATATGAACTTGATATGACAACCAAGATGTTCCTCAAGTTTCAAGACATTGTAACATACAG TGCGGTGGACTGGGAGTTCTTTTCGCTTGGAGATGAGCACTTTTTAGTTGTAGCCAACTCTTATGATGGATCGTCTTACTCTTTGAACAGTGTTATATACAG ATGGCAGGGATATGAGGGTTTTGTCCCTGTCCATCGGTTACCTACTATAGGATGCAGTGACTGGGAGTTCTTTACCTCAGAAGAGGGTTCATACCTGATGTACTCCAGTGCCAAAACACCTCTTTCCAAAGTCTTCAAGCTGAGGATCCACTGA
- the tspeara gene encoding thrombospondin-type laminin G domain and EAR repeat-containing protein isoform X2 — translation MVQEGGARGVQFFSPTQALTFPSSQLFINCPLFPAEFSIVATLKVPQIRVKRNEYLLAVVREDDNQLLLGLRFSKDKVHLIYRGSMGRERLSFKRIHLADNHWHSMVLAISGHHATLTLDCGIPLELVHKQPFPSDLSTDGSRFHIGSRRKWKGLFSGLLRQLVLLPGSDATSRVCPSSKPSLVELSVPKILSNLPVKSHTNDALLPSYETEVRVTLGSKPACTAAEQGQLWFDTLKRGLFLCDGAYWHSMLQEKDRLDYVDDYQDLYTTSETLDIELFQIPSVGLFAAMAHRANKPGSAIYRWIHGHFQLYQNISTFKAQAWKQFTIGRKMFLAVSNSVGPADGQRELSVIYRWSNKRLKFVHHQTLETHGARDWEAFHINNEAFLAVANHRTENGNHNINSVVYKWNPGTKTFEVNQTISTSGAYDWEFFTVGPYHFLAVANAFDGISTQIDSSIYIWLGGGFQLFQTIRTFGATDWEMFQIGNRVFLAVANGHMLCERGPSLYTINSTIYELDMTTKMFLKFQDIVTYSAVDWEFFSLGDEHFLVVANSYDGSSYSLNSVIYRWQGYEGFVPVHRLPTIGCSDWEFFTSEEGSYLMYSSAKTPLSKVFKLRIH, via the exons ATGGTGCAGGAGGGAGGTGCTCGTGGAGTCCAGTTCTTCAGTCCTACACAGGCACTCACCTTTCCATCATCTCAGCTCTTCATTAACTGCCCTCTCTTCCCTGCTGAATTCTCCATAGTGGCCACTCTAAAAGTGCCTCAAATTAGAGTGAAG AGGAATGAGTACTTGCTGGCTGTGGTAAGGGAGGATGACAATCAACTCCTGCTTGGCCTGCGTTTCTCTAAAGACAAAGTCCATCTCATCTATCGGGGCTCAATGGGGAGGGAGCGTCTCAGCTTTAAAAGAATCCACCTGGCGGACAACCACTGGCACAGCATGGTGTTAGCCATCAGTGGCCACCATGCCACCCTCACTCTGGACTGCGGCATCCCACTGGAACT GGTCCATAAACAGCCATTTCCCTCTGATCTCAGCACCGATGGCTCCAGGTTTCACATTGGAAGTCGAAGGAAGTGGAAAGGCCTGTTCTCT GGTTTACTACGCCAGCTCGTCCTTTTACCTGGATCGGACGCGACGTCACGTGTTTGCCCCTCCTCCAAACCGTCACTGGTTGAGCTTTCTGTCCCTAAAATTCTGTCAAATTTGCCAGTGAAATCCCACACGAATGATGCCCTGCTCCCTTCATATG AAACAGAGGTCCGTGTGACCCTGGGGTCTAAACCAGCATGCACTGCGGCGGAGCAGGGACAACTCTGGTTTGACACTCTTAAAAGGGGCCTCTTCCTATGTGATGGTGCATACTGGCACTCTATGCTGCAAG AGAAAGACAGACTAGACTATGTAGATGATTACCAGGACCTCTACACCACCTCAGAGACGCTGGACATCGAGCTTTTCCAGATCCCCTCTGTTGGGCTGTTTGCTGCTATGGCTCATCGGGCCAACAAACCAGGCTCTGCCATCTACCGCTGGATCCATGGCCACTTCCAGCTCTACCAGAACATCAGCACCTTCAAGGCCCAGGCATGGAAGCAATTCACTATAGGGAGGAAG ATGTTCTTGGCGGTGTCGAACTCGGTGGGCCCAGCGGACGGACAGCGAGAGCTGTCTGTGATCTATAGGTGGAGTAATAAGAGGCTAAAGTTTGTGCATCATCAGACCCTGGAGACGCACGGCGCTCGTGACTGGGAAGCCTTCCATATTAATAATGAAGCTTTTTTGGCTGTGGCCAATCACCGAACAG AGAATGGGAATCACAACATTAACAGTGTTGTTTATAAGTGGAACCCAGGCACCAAGACGTTTGAGGTGAACCAGACCATCTCGACATCGGGAGCTTATGACTGGGAGTTTTTCACCGTAGGGCCCTACCACTTCCTAGCAGTGGCCAATGCATTTGATGGCATCTCCACCCAAATAGATTCATCAATCTATATCTGGCTTGGTGGAGGCTTTCAGCTCTTTCAGACTATAAGG ACATTTGGGGCTACAGACTGGGAAATGTTTCAGATTGGAAACAGAGTCTTTCTTGCTGTTGCCAATGGACACATGCTGTGTGAGAGAGGACCAAGCCTCTATACCATCAACTCAACTATATATGAACTTGATATGACAACCAAGATGTTCCTCAAGTTTCAAGACATTGTAACATACAG TGCGGTGGACTGGGAGTTCTTTTCGCTTGGAGATGAGCACTTTTTAGTTGTAGCCAACTCTTATGATGGATCGTCTTACTCTTTGAACAGTGTTATATACAG ATGGCAGGGATATGAGGGTTTTGTCCCTGTCCATCGGTTACCTACTATAGGATGCAGTGACTGGGAGTTCTTTACCTCAGAAGAGGGTTCATACCTGATGTACTCCAGTGCCAAAACACCTCTTTCCAAAGTCTTCAAGCTGAGGATCCACTGA